Proteins from a genomic interval of Acidobacteriota bacterium:
- the infA gene encoding translation initiation factor IF-1: MPKEDMIPVDGTVVECMGNTTFKVKIAEGHEVLAHLSGKMRKHYIRVLAGDRVTVELSPYDLTKGRVTFRHRS, encoded by the coding sequence ATTCCAAAAGAAGACATGATTCCGGTTGATGGAACTGTAGTCGAGTGCATGGGAAACACCACCTTTAAAGTGAAGATAGCCGAGGGGCACGAGGTGTTGGCCCACCTCTCCGGTAAGATGCGCAAGCACTACATCCGGGTCCTGGCGGGTGACAGGGTGACCGTTGAGTTGTCGCCTTACGACCTGACCAAGGGGCGCGTGACCTTTCGTCATCGAAGCTAG
- a CDS encoding acyl-CoA desaturase — protein MRSTKLVDEQPWARPWWQYSEGNGPVLFYIAAVHVLAVVGLLLFPLPGWRVLAVALAVASIGGVGTSVCYHRSLAHRSLRLNRVVENVLVFFTIFNASGEPMSWVANHRHHHAKADTVEDVSSPRHGGFWWAHIKWVYQWSGSEVSRWCPDLNQPRYKVWKKLQTPIIALSVFSGLVWGWEAFFWIGAIRLVYALHFQMFVNSLLHMTPGLPEGVDSSRNIWWLGPLQFGAWGENWHKNHHSDANAARFGRRWWQIDFGWYVISGLKALRLASDVRPTRDSLKRETSPGKMTPADAAALSNQ, from the coding sequence GTGAGATCAACGAAATTAGTAGATGAGCAGCCCTGGGCCCGACCCTGGTGGCAATATTCAGAGGGAAACGGTCCCGTTCTGTTTTATATCGCTGCTGTTCACGTGCTTGCGGTGGTGGGTTTGCTCTTATTCCCCTTGCCTGGTTGGCGCGTGCTGGCAGTGGCTCTCGCAGTCGCTTCAATCGGGGGCGTTGGAACATCCGTGTGTTATCACCGCAGCCTTGCTCACCGCTCTTTGCGGCTGAATCGCGTCGTAGAGAATGTGCTCGTATTCTTCACGATCTTCAACGCATCGGGTGAGCCTATGTCTTGGGTGGCCAATCATCGCCATCATCACGCGAAAGCGGATACTGTCGAAGATGTCTCGAGCCCTCGCCACGGAGGCTTCTGGTGGGCGCATATCAAATGGGTTTATCAATGGTCGGGCTCGGAAGTCAGCCGCTGGTGCCCTGATTTGAATCAGCCCAGATACAAGGTGTGGAAGAAGCTCCAAACGCCGATCATTGCGCTTTCAGTATTCTCGGGGCTAGTTTGGGGATGGGAAGCGTTTTTCTGGATTGGCGCGATCCGGTTGGTCTATGCGCTGCACTTTCAAATGTTCGTCAACAGCTTACTTCACATGACGCCCGGGCTGCCTGAGGGCGTGGATTCCAGTCGAAACATCTGGTGGCTCGGTCCGTTGCAGTTTGGGGCGTGGGGCGAGAACTGGCATAAGAATCATCACTCTGATGCAAACGCGGCAAGGTTCGGGCGCAGATGGTGGCAGATTGATTTCGGATGGTATGTGATCTCGGGACTCAAGGCGCTCAGGCTTGCGAGCGACGTCCGGCCAACAAGAGACAGCCTTAAGAGAGAGACCAGTCCGGGCAAAATGACACCCGCGGATGCTGCGGCTTTGAGCAATCAGTAA
- the hemB gene encoding porphobilinogen synthase codes for MNLIERPRRLRRTETLRALVRETRLSPDDLVYPLFVCEGEGVRREIGSMPGVFNFSIDELVKEVEGARGVGVRSVILFGVPDEKDAVGSQAYAEDGVVQRAIRAVKREVKGTLVIADNCLCEYTDHGHCGMIEGGEVLNDPTLDVLARTAVAQAEAGADIIAPSNMMDGFVAAIREALDDRGFEHIPIMSYAVKYASGFYGPFREAAQSAPQFGDRRGYQMDPANAREALREAELDFEQGADILMVKPALPYLDIIRAVRERFDLPVAAYQVSGEYAMIKAAARLGWIEEERVALESLTSIKRAGAGIILTYYARELAQRLG; via the coding sequence ATGAACTTGATCGAACGACCGCGAAGGCTGCGCCGCACTGAAACGTTACGCGCGCTCGTGCGCGAAACCAGATTGTCCCCGGACGACTTAGTCTATCCGCTGTTTGTCTGCGAAGGCGAAGGTGTGCGCCGCGAGATCGGTTCGATGCCCGGCGTGTTCAACTTTTCGATCGATGAGCTGGTCAAGGAAGTCGAAGGTGCGCGCGGCGTCGGCGTGCGATCGGTGATCCTTTTCGGCGTGCCAGATGAAAAGGACGCCGTTGGCAGCCAGGCCTACGCTGAGGACGGCGTCGTGCAGCGCGCGATTCGAGCGGTGAAGCGCGAAGTAAAGGGCACGCTGGTAATCGCCGATAATTGTTTGTGCGAGTACACCGATCACGGCCACTGCGGAATGATCGAAGGCGGCGAGGTGCTTAACGATCCGACTCTTGATGTGCTCGCCCGCACTGCGGTCGCGCAAGCGGAAGCCGGCGCCGACATTATCGCGCCCTCGAATATGATGGACGGGTTCGTTGCCGCGATTCGCGAAGCACTTGATGACCGGGGCTTCGAGCACATCCCGATAATGTCTTATGCGGTGAAGTATGCTTCGGGCTTCTACGGTCCGTTTCGGGAAGCGGCGCAATCGGCTCCTCAGTTTGGCGACCGGCGAGGCTATCAGATGGACCCGGCGAACGCGCGCGAGGCGCTGCGCGAGGCCGAGCTGGATTTTGAGCAGGGCGCCGATATCCTGATGGTGAAACCCGCGCTTCCCTATCTCGATATCATTCGCGCTGTTCGAGAGCGGTTCGATCTTCCCGTCGCCGCCTATCAAGTGTCCGGCGAATACGCGATGATCAAGGCCGCGGCGAGGCTGGGTTGGATAGAGGAGGAACGCGTTGCGTTGGAGTCGCTTACTTCGATCAAGCGCGCCGGTGCGGGCATCATTCTCACCTACTACGCGCGTGAGCTCGCCCAGCGGCTTGGCTAA
- a CDS encoding DEAD/DEAH box helicase, with product MSLNSFSELGLCAPLADALEKQGITDPTEIQTKTIPHALAGRNIMASAETGSGKTLAFLLPIIQRLSGPGPTRALVLAPTRELALQTEANAKSYGRTAGLRTVAVVGGESLPRQIRALRTGVDILVATPGRLNDLIERGTVPLKAVEVLVLDEADRMLDMGFLPQVRRIIKHLPTKRQTMLLTATLSRDVERLAQELLANHVRVEASRVAQTVATLTQKAFAVLSHAKTPMLLALLREHSGESFLVFTQTRRCADRVARILTANKHDVVTLHSDRSQAQRNKALDSFRSGRVRVLVATDVAARGIDVDDISFVINYEVPATADDYIHRVGRTARAGRNGAALTLVSPEEESTLASIERIAGIRLERSRLMGFTDGRSEEQVRLTSEIGRLRSSSTRSFRANRASR from the coding sequence ATGAGTTTAAACAGTTTTAGCGAGCTGGGCCTGTGTGCTCCGCTTGCAGATGCACTTGAGAAACAAGGCATCACCGATCCAACAGAGATTCAAACGAAGACGATACCGCACGCGCTTGCGGGACGAAACATAATGGCTTCGGCGGAGACGGGTTCAGGCAAGACGTTGGCCTTTCTTCTCCCCATCATTCAGCGGCTGAGCGGTCCCGGCCCGACGCGCGCTCTTGTACTCGCTCCAACCCGGGAGCTAGCTCTGCAGACTGAAGCAAACGCGAAAAGCTACGGCCGCACGGCCGGGCTTCGCACGGTGGCGGTTGTGGGCGGCGAGAGCTTGCCCAGACAGATCAGGGCGCTTCGAACCGGCGTTGACATCCTGGTTGCAACGCCCGGCCGGTTGAACGATTTGATCGAGCGAGGCACGGTGCCGCTCAAGGCGGTTGAGGTGCTCGTGCTCGACGAGGCGGATCGAATGCTCGACATGGGCTTTCTGCCGCAGGTCAGGCGAATCATCAAGCATCTTCCCACAAAGCGTCAGACTATGTTATTGACGGCGACGCTTTCTCGAGATGTAGAACGGCTAGCCCAGGAATTGCTGGCGAACCACGTTAGAGTTGAAGCATCCAGAGTGGCGCAGACCGTTGCGACACTCACTCAGAAAGCCTTCGCAGTGCTCTCGCACGCTAAGACTCCAATGCTGCTTGCATTGCTCAGAGAGCACTCTGGGGAAAGCTTTCTGGTCTTCACACAGACCAGACGGTGCGCCGACAGAGTGGCGCGAATACTTACGGCCAACAAGCACGACGTCGTCACGCTACATTCTGATCGCAGCCAGGCGCAGCGCAATAAGGCGTTGGACAGCTTTCGTTCCGGACGCGTGCGGGTCCTGGTAGCCACGGATGTTGCCGCCCGCGGTATTGACGTGGATGATATCTCATTTGTTATAAACTATGAGGTGCCCGCGACCGCTGACGATTACATCCATCGCGTCGGGCGAACAGCTCGCGCGGGCCGGAACGGCGCGGCTCTAACACTGGTAAGCCCGGAAGAGGAATCGACGCTGGCATCCATTGAGCGGATCGCGGGGATCAGGCTGGAGCGCTCGAGGCTGATGGGGTTTACCGATGGCAGGTCCGAGGAGCAGGTAAGATTGACGAGTGAGATTGGCCGGCTCCGCTCGTCTTCAACGCGCTCCTTCAGGGCGAATCGCGCATCGCGCTAG
- the kdsB gene encoding 3-deoxy-manno-octulosonate cytidylyltransferase: MKGEAVAIIPARYSSTRLPGKPLLLLAGMPMIMHVVERASRARLVSRVIVATDDERILAAVRAHGGEAQMTSPALTSGTDRVAEVAAELDSEFIVNVQGDEPLIDPSTIDAAIEPLIHDSQIQISTTSEPVETVEDVFSTSVVKVVTDSRGFALYFSRSPIPYLRLGAGVTLEESLRANSNLLSNYRKHSGLYAYRAEFLQQFARMEPSPLERLEALEQLRALDNGVDIRVVPVEHRSIGVDTQQDYERVKRLIEENPS, encoded by the coding sequence GTGAAGGGAGAAGCAGTAGCAATCATCCCTGCGCGGTACTCCTCGACTAGATTGCCGGGTAAACCCCTCCTCCTCTTGGCAGGAATGCCGATGATAATGCACGTCGTTGAGAGAGCGTCACGAGCCCGGTTGGTTTCGCGGGTGATCGTCGCGACCGACGACGAGCGAATTCTGGCGGCAGTTCGAGCCCATGGCGGCGAAGCGCAAATGACTTCGCCGGCACTCACATCGGGCACTGATCGTGTCGCCGAAGTTGCGGCGGAACTTGATTCGGAGTTCATCGTCAACGTGCAGGGAGATGAACCGCTTATCGACCCCTCAACCATCGACGCTGCTATTGAGCCGCTAATCCACGATTCGCAGATTCAGATCAGCACTACTTCCGAGCCTGTTGAAACAGTCGAAGATGTGTTCAGCACGAGCGTCGTGAAAGTCGTCACCGATTCGCGGGGGTTCGCATTGTACTTCTCGCGCTCCCCAATTCCTTACCTTAGACTCGGGGCCGGGGTCACGCTCGAGGAATCGTTGCGCGCCAATTCAAACTTGCTATCTAACTATCGTAAGCACTCGGGACTGTACGCCTATCGCGCCGAATTCCTGCAGCAATTCGCTCGAATGGAGCCCTCGCCGCTTGAACGACTTGAAGCGCTCGAGCAGCTTCGCGCACTGGACAACGGAGTCGATATTCGAGTTGTACCGGTCGAGCATCGGTCGATAGGTGTCGACACTCAGCAGGACTACGAACGAGTAAAACGGTTGATTGAGGAGAATCCATCATGA
- a CDS encoding RNA-binding protein, whose protein sequence is MSKKIYVGNLSYQTTEADLTTLFEQVGQVDSVNVITDRDTGRSKGFAFVEMSNEDADKAITQLNGTEVNGRTLTVNEARPREERSGNRGGYGGGRSSGGGGGRGGYGGGGGGGRY, encoded by the coding sequence ATGAGTAAAAAAATCTACGTCGGAAATCTGTCGTATCAAACGACGGAAGCCGACCTCACCACCCTGTTTGAACAGGTTGGTCAGGTTGATTCAGTTAATGTTATTACGGACCGGGACACCGGACGCTCGAAGGGCTTTGCTTTTGTCGAGATGAGCAATGAGGATGCTGATAAGGCGATCACCCAGCTCAATGGAACAGAGGTGAATGGCCGCACTCTGACAGTCAATGAAGCGCGGCCGCGCGAGGAGCGCTCAGGCAATCGCGGCGGCTACGGCGGAGGACGCAGCAGTGGCGGCGGCGGTGGCCGAGGTGGCTACGGCGGCGGCGGCGGCGGCGGCCGCTACTAA
- a CDS encoding CTP synthase, producing MTKFIFVTGGVVSSLGKGLAAASIGCLLEARGLKVTLQKLDPYINVDPGTMSPFQHGEVFVTDDGAETDLDLGHYERFTHAELSQANNWTTGRIYLSVINKERRGDYLGKTIQVIPHVTNEIKDAIRSVVDSTDVVIVEVGGTVGDIESLPFLESIRQLGNEVGRENALFIHLTLVPFIAASGELKSKPTQHSVKELREIGIQPDILLCRCDRPLPKDMKEKIALFCNVREEEVITAQDVPTIYEVPLMFARQGLDDMIVKKLGLQAAERDLRRWSELVETIKKPDATVSIGIVGKYVELEDSYKSLHEALVHGGIANRLGVQIRWIESEDLMDDPNWEERLRDFDAILVPGGFGRRGISGMLRAINYARREQTPYFGICLGMQCATIEFARNVCGLEGADSTEFDDDGPHPVIFKLRDLIGVEVMGGTMRLGAYPCNLQPGSLAERIYKASEISERHRHRYEFNPRYEDELGGNGLVFSGKSPDGKFIEIIEIPDHPWFLGCQFHPEFKSKPLNPHPLFVSFVRAAYEHRVRDEATGDRAGTGAPREEHEWKIGASSD from the coding sequence ATGACCAAGTTCATTTTTGTCACCGGCGGAGTGGTTTCGAGCCTTGGCAAAGGACTGGCCGCTGCTTCGATCGGGTGCTTGCTTGAAGCGCGCGGTCTGAAAGTTACTCTTCAGAAACTCGACCCCTATATCAACGTCGATCCGGGAACGATGTCGCCTTTCCAGCACGGCGAAGTCTTCGTCACCGACGACGGAGCCGAAACAGATCTCGATCTGGGCCACTACGAACGATTCACTCACGCCGAGCTTTCTCAAGCCAACAACTGGACGACCGGACGTATTTATCTTTCGGTCATAAACAAAGAGCGGCGAGGTGACTACCTCGGGAAGACGATTCAGGTTATTCCGCACGTCACCAACGAGATCAAGGACGCGATACGTTCTGTAGTCGATTCAACCGACGTTGTGATAGTGGAAGTCGGTGGCACCGTAGGCGACATCGAGTCGCTGCCGTTTCTTGAGAGTATCCGGCAACTCGGCAACGAAGTCGGCCGTGAGAATGCTCTGTTCATTCACTTGACGCTGGTCCCGTTCATCGCCGCTTCGGGGGAGCTGAAATCAAAGCCAACTCAGCACTCAGTGAAGGAGCTTCGCGAGATTGGTATTCAACCGGACATTCTGCTGTGCCGCTGCGACCGCCCGCTGCCGAAGGATATGAAGGAGAAGATCGCGCTGTTCTGCAACGTGCGCGAGGAAGAGGTCATCACCGCGCAAGACGTGCCGACGATCTACGAAGTGCCGCTGATGTTTGCGCGCCAGGGCCTCGACGACATGATCGTGAAGAAGCTCGGTCTTCAGGCCGCGGAGCGTGATCTGCGCCGGTGGTCGGAGCTTGTCGAAACAATCAAGAAACCCGATGCGACCGTGAGTATCGGCATAGTCGGCAAGTACGTCGAGCTTGAAGACTCGTACAAGAGCTTGCACGAAGCGCTCGTTCACGGCGGCATCGCCAATCGACTGGGTGTACAGATTCGGTGGATCGAATCCGAAGACCTGATGGACGATCCGAACTGGGAAGAGCGGTTGCGCGATTTCGACGCTATCCTTGTTCCCGGCGGATTTGGCAGAAGAGGCATCTCAGGCATGCTGCGCGCGATCAACTATGCGCGGCGTGAGCAGACGCCTTATTTCGGCATATGCCTGGGAATGCAGTGCGCGACAATCGAGTTTGCGCGCAACGTGTGCGGGCTTGAAGGCGCCGATTCGACCGAGTTTGACGACGACGGGCCCCATCCGGTGATCTTCAAGCTGCGCGATCTGATCGGAGTCGAGGTGATGGGAGGGACGATGAGACTCGGAGCGTATCCCTGCAATCTTCAACCGGGCTCGCTGGCCGAGAGAATCTACAAAGCGAGTGAGATAAGCGAGCGCCATCGCCATCGCTACGAATTCAACCCTCGCTACGAAGACGAGCTCGGTGGCAACGGGCTGGTTTTCTCTGGCAAATCACCCGATGGAAAGTTTATCGAGATAATCGAGATCCCGGATCACCCCTGGTTCCTGGGCTGCCAGTTTCATCCCGAGTTCAAATCGAAGCCGCTGAATCCTCATCCGCTCTTTGTGTCGTTCGTTCGCGCTGCGTATGAACATCGCGTGCGCGATGAAGCTACCGGAGACCGCGCTGGAACCGGCGCGCCGCGTGAAGAGCACGAATGGAAGATCGGCGCGTCGAGTGACTAG